Proteins found in one Quercus robur chromosome 2, dhQueRobu3.1, whole genome shotgun sequence genomic segment:
- the LOC126715092 gene encoding auxin efflux carrier component 8 isoform X2: MISLAEVYHVVAATVPLYVVMIIAYISVKWWKLFTPDQCSGINKFVAQFSVPLLSFQIISGNNPYKMNLRLILADFLQKLLAFLVLTAISKVSPRGNLNWIITGLSLATLPNTLFLGRPLLKAMYGDQAIVLLDQIIVLQSLIWYNLLLFLFELNATRAAPMAPPLEDPGVEAPQEAQRKEEEEEVRNGSRTTRKVKTMSILLNVGKKLIRNPNTHATLIGLIWGSIHFKWKVKMPGIVNQSITIISNGGVGMAMFSLGLFMASRPNIIACGTRMAILAMGMKFLLGPALMAASSTATGLRGMVFRTAIVQAALPQGIVPFVFAREYNVHPDILSTGVIFGMLIALPIALAYYFLLAM; encoded by the exons ATGATTTCCCTAGCAGAAGTCTATCATGTTGTGGCAGCCACAGTTCCATTATATGTTGTGATGATAATAGCCTATATCTCTGTGAAATGGTGGAAGCTTTTCACACCAGATCAATGTTCAGGGATAAACAAGTTCGTGGCACAATTCTCAGTTCCACTATTGTCATTCCAAATAATCTCTGGAAACAACCCCTACAAAATGAACCTTAGACTCATATTGGCCGACTTTTTGCAGAAACTACTTGCCTTTTTGGTATTGACAGCAATAAGTAAAGTCAGCCCTAGAGGAAACTTAAATTGGATCATAACTGGTCTGTCTCTGGCAACACTGCCTAATACTTTATTTCTGGGACGTCCACTATTGAAGGCCATGTATGGGGATCAAGCAATTGTGCTCCTTGACCAAATAATTGTCTTACAAAGCCTAATTTGGTACAATCTATTGTTGTTTCTGTTTGAGCTCAATGCCACAAGGGCAGCCCCCATGGCACCACCATTAGAAGACCCAG GGGTAGAAGCCCCCCAAGAAGCTcaaagaaaagaggaagaggaggaagTGAGAAATGGATCCAGAACAACAAGGAAAGTCAAAACCATGAGCATTCTCTTAAATGTGGGGAAGAAGCTTATAAGAAACCCCAATACTCATGCAACTTTGATAGGTCTTATTTGGGGGAGCATACACTTCAA GTGGAAAGTAAAAATGCCAGGAATTGTTAATCAATCAATAACAATAATTTCAAATGGAGGAGTTGGTATGGCAATGTTCAGCTTAG GTCTTTTTATGGCATCACGGCCGAACATAATAGCATGTGGAACCCGAATGGCAATCTTAGCCATGGGAATGAAGTTCCTACTGGGGCCTGCTTTAATGGCTGCATCCTCCACAGCCACTGGACTAAGGGGCATGGTCTTTAGAACAGCTATTGTGCAG GCAGCCCTTCCTCAAGGAATTGTTCCATTTGTTTTTGCCAGAGAGTACAATGTACATCCAGACATATTGAGCACCGG GGTAATTTTTGGCATGCTTATTGCCCTGCCGATAGCATTAGCCTACTACTTCCTGCTAGCAATGTAA
- the LOC126715093 gene encoding MDIS1-interacting receptor like kinase 2-like — MAPSVPISIRIVALWVLCIFMHATTMSFVAASKSSALELEAKAILESGWWSEYSNDTSSLCRWDGIICNDGGSVAKIDLAWFRLGYKISKFNFSSFPNLFSLNLSYTQLSGRIPLEIGTLSKLTYLDLSHNNLIGDLPLSLAKLTQLVTLNISSNLISGSISKELGNLKNLLVLSLSNNRFSGPIPPTLGLLTNLSNLELSFNEINSSIPSEIGLLKNLLNLDLQQNKLIGPIPSSLGHLTNLAFLSLSSNQINGSIPPEIGNLKNLSYLFLNNNNITGEIPIELGDSHCIEILDLSYNYLIGNIPDFSNSIKEINFSYNSLHGQIPNGYLGHTTYIFISNKDLYGDIKGFPPSLPSSPNNNRSIFQQIKFSVPLASLPGFLILGCFFLFRCGTRKPKSEQSGETKNGDLFSIWNYDGKIRYENIIEATKNFDIRYCIGTGGYGSVYRAQLPNGKVVALKKLHRLEAEDPTFDKSFKNEVKMLTEIRHRNIVKLYGYCLHKRCMFLVYEYMEMGSLFFVLSNDFDAVELDWMKRMNVIKSIAHALSYMHHECVQVIVHRDISSNNILLNSELEAFVADFGTARLLDPNSSNQTLLVGTYGYIAPEKCDVYSFGVVALEILMGRHPGELLTSLSSSSPQNVMLNGILDQRLPPPNRLVAQDVFLVATIAFACLRSKPKSRPTMRWVSQEFLSHKKPKMNPLHAVSLWLLRNQEIYTGGENET, encoded by the exons atggcTCCCTCTGTCCCCATTTCCATTCGGATAGTAGCATTATGGGTTCTTTGTATCTTCATGCATGCCACAACTATGTCCTTTGTAGCCGCATCTAAATCATCAGCGCTAGAACTAGAAGCAAAGGCTATACTGGAGAGTGGATGGTGGAGTGAATATTCCAACGATACCTCAAGTCTTTGCCGGTGGGATGGAATCATATGCAATGACGGCGGAAGCGTCGCCAAGATTGACTTGGCATGGTTTCGACTGGGATATAAGATAAGTAAATTCAACTTCTCTTCCTTTCCAAATTTATTCAGTCTTAATCTTTCATACACTCAGCTCTCGGGGAGGATTCCATTAGAGATAGGCACCCTTTCGAAACTCACCTACCTTGATCTATCCCATAATAATCTTATTGGTGACTTGCCTCTTTCACTTGCAAAGCTCACTCAATTAGTGACCTTAAACATTTCTTCTAATCTAATAAGTGGTTCCATCTCTAAAGAATTGGGAAATTTAAAGAATCTTCTTGTTTTAAGTCTGAGTAATAACAGATTTAGTGGACCAATCCCTCCAACTCTTGGCCTTTTAACCAATCTTTCCAATCTGGAGTTGTCTTTTAATGAAATCAACAGTTCTATTCCTTCTGAAATTGGATTGTTAAAGAATCTATTAAATTTGGACCTACAACAAAATAAGCTCATTGGTCCAATCCCTTCGTCTCTAGGTCATCTAACCAATTTGGCCTTCTTATCTCTTTCTTCAAACCAAATCAATGGTTCCATTCCCCCAGAAATTGGCAACTTGAAGAATTTGAGTTACTTGTTCCTCAATAATAACAATATCACTGGAGAGATTCCAATTGAACTAGGAGATTCACATTGTATAGAGATCTTAGATCTCAGCTACAATTATCTTATTGGAAACATTCCTGATTTTTCAAATTccataaaagaaataaactttTCATACAATTCTTTGCATGGTCAAATCCCAAACGGCTACTTAGGTCATACAACTTACATATTCATCAGCAACAAAGATTTATACGGTGATATCAAAGGTTTCCCTCCTTCCCTTCCATCTTCACCAAACAATAATAGATCAATTTTCCAACAAATAAAGTTTTCAGTTCCACTTGCCTCTTTGCCTGGCTTTTTAATTCTTGGGTGTTTTTTCCTCTTTCGATGTGGGACTAGGAAACCAAAATCTGAGCAATCAGGGGAAACAAAGAATGGGGACTTGTTCTCGATATGGAATTATGACGGAAAAATTAGATATGAAAACATCATTGAAGCAACAAAGAACTTCGATATTAGATATTGTATTGGAACAGGCGGTTATGGTAGTGTTTACAGAGCACAATTGCCAAATGGTAAAGTGGTTGCCTTAAAGAAACTTCATCGCTTAGAAGCTGAGGACCCAACTTTTGACAAGAGTTTCAAAAATGAGGTCAAAATGTTAACAGAAATTCGGCATAGAAATATTGTTAAACTATATGGCTACTGTTTGCATAAAAGATGCATGTTTTTGGTCTATGAGTACATGGAAATGGGAAGCTTGTTTTTTGTCCTAAGCAATGATTTTGATGCTGTGGAATTGGATTGGATGAAAAGGATGAATGTCATCAAAAGTATAGCACATGCCTTATCTTACATGCATCATGAATGTGTCCAAGTAATTGTTCATCGAGATATAAGTAGCAACAATATTCTATTGAACTCTGAGTTAGAGGCTTTTGTCGCTGATTTTGGCACGGCTAGACTTCTTGATCCTAATTCCTCTAATCAAACTTTACTTGTTGGGACTTATGGTTATATTGCTC CTGAAAAAtgtgatgtttatagttttggtgTGGTGGCACTAGAAATATTAATGGGAAGACATCCAGGTGAACTCTTGACTTCATTATCATCATCGTCACCTCAAAATGTGATGCTAAATGGAATTTTAGACCAACGTCTCCCACCTCCAAACCGTCTAGTTGCACAAGATGTTTTCCTTGTTGCTACAATTGCATTTGCATGCTTACGTTCCAAACCAAAGTCTCGACCAACAATGAGATGGGTGTCTCAAGAATTTCTTTCTCATAAGAAACCAAAAATGAACCCCCTACATGCAGTTTCACTATGGTTGCTGAGGAACCAAGAAATTTATACTGGTGGGGAGAATGAAACTTAA
- the LOC126715092 gene encoding auxin efflux carrier component 8 isoform X1 produces the protein MISLAEVYHVVAATVPLYVVMIIAYISVKWWKLFTPDQCSGINKFVAQFSVPLLSFQIISGNNPYKMNLRLILADFLQKLLAFLVLTAISKVSPRGNLNWIITGLSLATLPNTLFLGRPLLKAMYGDQAIVLLDQIIVLQSLIWYNLLLFLFELNATRAAPMAPPLEDPVGVEAPQEAQRKEEEEEVRNGSRTTRKVKTMSILLNVGKKLIRNPNTHATLIGLIWGSIHFKWKVKMPGIVNQSITIISNGGVGMAMFSLGLFMASRPNIIACGTRMAILAMGMKFLLGPALMAASSTATGLRGMVFRTAIVQAALPQGIVPFVFAREYNVHPDILSTGVIFGMLIALPIALAYYFLLAM, from the exons ATGATTTCCCTAGCAGAAGTCTATCATGTTGTGGCAGCCACAGTTCCATTATATGTTGTGATGATAATAGCCTATATCTCTGTGAAATGGTGGAAGCTTTTCACACCAGATCAATGTTCAGGGATAAACAAGTTCGTGGCACAATTCTCAGTTCCACTATTGTCATTCCAAATAATCTCTGGAAACAACCCCTACAAAATGAACCTTAGACTCATATTGGCCGACTTTTTGCAGAAACTACTTGCCTTTTTGGTATTGACAGCAATAAGTAAAGTCAGCCCTAGAGGAAACTTAAATTGGATCATAACTGGTCTGTCTCTGGCAACACTGCCTAATACTTTATTTCTGGGACGTCCACTATTGAAGGCCATGTATGGGGATCAAGCAATTGTGCTCCTTGACCAAATAATTGTCTTACAAAGCCTAATTTGGTACAATCTATTGTTGTTTCTGTTTGAGCTCAATGCCACAAGGGCAGCCCCCATGGCACCACCATTAGAAGACCCAG TAGGGGTAGAAGCCCCCCAAGAAGCTcaaagaaaagaggaagaggaggaagTGAGAAATGGATCCAGAACAACAAGGAAAGTCAAAACCATGAGCATTCTCTTAAATGTGGGGAAGAAGCTTATAAGAAACCCCAATACTCATGCAACTTTGATAGGTCTTATTTGGGGGAGCATACACTTCAA GTGGAAAGTAAAAATGCCAGGAATTGTTAATCAATCAATAACAATAATTTCAAATGGAGGAGTTGGTATGGCAATGTTCAGCTTAG GTCTTTTTATGGCATCACGGCCGAACATAATAGCATGTGGAACCCGAATGGCAATCTTAGCCATGGGAATGAAGTTCCTACTGGGGCCTGCTTTAATGGCTGCATCCTCCACAGCCACTGGACTAAGGGGCATGGTCTTTAGAACAGCTATTGTGCAG GCAGCCCTTCCTCAAGGAATTGTTCCATTTGTTTTTGCCAGAGAGTACAATGTACATCCAGACATATTGAGCACCGG GGTAATTTTTGGCATGCTTATTGCCCTGCCGATAGCATTAGCCTACTACTTCCTGCTAGCAATGTAA